One segment of Vibrio gazogenes DNA contains the following:
- a CDS encoding acyl carrier protein yields MESNKEKIREFVQYLLKKNGQETDVNISDDDSLIESNLFDSLDIAELTLFLEDEYDIYTSSSDNEVFKQIDTINLIEQYIISQK; encoded by the coding sequence ATGGAAAGTAATAAAGAAAAAATAAGAGAATTTGTCCAGTACTTACTGAAAAAAAATGGACAAGAAACTGATGTTAATATCAGTGATGATGACTCGCTTATCGAATCAAATCTCTTCGACTCACTTGACATCGCAGAGTTAACATTATTCCTTGAAGATGAATACGATATTTACACTTCGTCTTCAGATAATGAAGTATTCAAACAAATAGATACCATTAATCTCATTGAGCAGTACATAATTTCACAAAAATAA
- a CDS encoding YbaN family protein produces MTEQQQTKKASGMHLWVYKLIAIVSLILAIIGVVLPGLPTTEFVILCAWASAKGSPTIHRFLMSKPFFRNMIENWQNGKVISRKNKILSAVSMSVCLLILLLHKVAWIWVAVSTIGMLIGSYYIWRRPEKLPDSQALSKDEL; encoded by the coding sequence ATGACAGAACAGCAGCAAACGAAAAAAGCGTCAGGGATGCATTTATGGGTTTATAAACTCATTGCGATCGTCAGTCTGATTTTGGCGATTATCGGTGTTGTCTTACCGGGCCTGCCTACAACCGAATTTGTCATTTTATGTGCATGGGCATCAGCGAAAGGTTCTCCTACGATTCACCGTTTTTTAATGTCGAAACCCTTTTTCCGTAACATGATAGAAAACTGGCAAAACGGTAAAGTCATCTCCAGAAAGAATAAGATTTTGTCGGCGGTATCGATGTCGGTTTGTTTACTGATTTTATTGTTGCACAAGGTTGCCTGGATCTGGGTGGCGGTATCGACTATCGGTATGTTGATCGGCAGTTACTACATCTGGAGGCGTCCGGAAAAGCTGCCGGACTCTCAGGCCCTCAGCAAAGACGAGCTCTGA